The following proteins are encoded in a genomic region of Sorangiineae bacterium MSr12523:
- a CDS encoding DUF1918 domain-containing protein — MQVSRGERVRVKTAGQGRPERVGEVVEVLGENGAPPYWVRFDDGHEALVAPRLEFDGPQRDSPHRGWDV; from the coding sequence ATGCAGGTCAGTAGAGGGGAACGGGTCCGGGTCAAGACTGCGGGCCAGGGGCGGCCGGAGCGTGTCGGGGAAGTCGTCGAGGTGCTCGGCGAGAACGGCGCGCCTCCGTATTGGGTGAGGTTCGACGATGGGCACGAGGCCCTCGTCGCACCACGGCTGGAGTTCGACGGCCCGCAACGCGATAGCCCGCACCGCGGCTGGGACGTCTGA